Proteins from one Staphylococcus saprophyticus subsp. saprophyticus ATCC 15305 = NCTC 7292 genomic window:
- a CDS encoding iron ABC transporter ATP-binding protein, whose translation MIRVQGLNKTIQDKVILQDIDVEIRKGRLTSMIGPNGAGKSTLLSAITRLIDFEEGTIDIEGKAITDYKSNDLAKKLSILKQSNHTELNITVEELVKFGRFPHSKGRLKQEDRDQVEYALELLHLTEIRGRYLKTLSGGQRQRAYVAMTIAQDTDYILLDEPLNNLDMKHSVQIMQTLRRLAKELDKTIVVVIHDINFASCYSDDIIALKDGQLVKASTKNEVIQTDILKELYDMDVKIEEIRGQRICIYYDEVTEVPELSFAQSM comes from the coding sequence TTGATACGAGTACAAGGGCTTAATAAAACGATACAAGATAAAGTGATTTTGCAAGATATTGATGTAGAGATACGCAAGGGACGACTTACATCGATGATAGGGCCTAACGGTGCAGGTAAAAGTACGCTATTGTCTGCTATTACACGATTAATTGACTTTGAAGAAGGTACCATCGATATAGAAGGCAAAGCGATTACAGATTATAAAAGTAATGACTTGGCTAAAAAACTATCAATTTTAAAACAATCTAATCATACAGAATTGAATATAACGGTTGAAGAATTGGTGAAATTTGGACGTTTTCCTCATTCCAAAGGGCGTTTGAAGCAAGAAGATAGAGATCAAGTTGAGTATGCACTCGAGTTATTACATCTTACTGAAATTAGAGGTCGTTATTTAAAAACACTTTCTGGTGGACAGCGTCAACGTGCTTATGTAGCAATGACTATTGCTCAAGATACGGATTATATTTTACTTGATGAACCGTTAAATAATTTGGACATGAAACATTCAGTTCAAATTATGCAAACTTTGAGAAGATTAGCCAAAGAGTTGGATAAGACGATTGTAGTCGTTATTCATGATATTAATTTTGCCTCTTGCTATTCAGACGATATTATTGCTTTGAAAGATGGCCAACTTGTTAAGGCAAGTACGAAAAATGAAGTCATCCAAACAGATATTTTAAAAGAATTATATGATATGGATGTCAAAATTGAAGAGATTCGTGGACAACGTATTTGTATTTATTACGATGAAGTGACCGAAGTGCCGGAATTATCATTTGCACAGTCGATGTAA
- a CDS encoding iron chelate uptake ABC transporter family permease subunit, with product MQISAKSKLFTLIAITVVIAGLYLIIGIDFEIFQYQFTSRLRKLILMILVGGAIAASVVIFQAITTNRLLTPSIMGLDAVYMFVKVLIVFVFGVQSVFVTNLYISFLISLIVMIGFSLLLFQGIFRIGNVSVYLILLVGIILGTFFRSITGFLELIINPEDFLAVQSAMFANFDASNTKLVTLCGVILIILIMITVYAIPYLDVLLLGRDQAINLGISYQTLTRILLILVAILVSISTALVGPITFLGLLTVNLAHELMKTYQHKYILPATICISWISLFLAQAIVENFFEATTQVSIIIDLVGGSYFIYLLIKRRHAN from the coding sequence ATTAGTGCTAAGTCTAAATTATTTACGTTAATAGCAATTACTGTGGTTATCGCGGGATTGTATCTCATTATAGGTATTGATTTCGAAATATTCCAATATCAATTTACAAGTCGTTTGCGTAAATTGATCCTCATGATTTTAGTAGGTGGTGCCATTGCTGCGTCTGTCGTTATTTTCCAAGCGATTACCACGAACAGACTTTTAACACCATCTATTATGGGGTTGGACGCTGTATATATGTTTGTAAAAGTATTGATTGTTTTTGTATTCGGAGTACAATCCGTATTTGTTACAAATCTATACATTAGCTTCCTTATATCACTCATAGTTATGATTGGTTTTTCATTATTATTATTTCAAGGCATTTTTAGAATCGGAAATGTTTCAGTCTATTTAATATTACTTGTTGGTATTATTTTAGGCACATTCTTTAGAAGTATCACAGGCTTTTTAGAATTAATTATCAATCCAGAAGATTTTTTAGCTGTACAAAGTGCAATGTTTGCTAATTTTGATGCGTCAAATACGAAATTGGTCACTTTATGTGGTGTGATACTTATCATTTTAATTATGATTACTGTATACGCAATACCTTATTTAGACGTGTTGCTACTAGGTCGAGATCAAGCTATCAATTTAGGGATTTCTTATCAGACATTAACACGTATTTTATTAATTCTAGTTGCAATTTTGGTGTCTATTTCAACGGCATTAGTTGGACCAATTACATTTTTAGGGTTACTGACAGTAAACTTGGCTCATGAATTAATGAAAACGTATCAACACAAATATATTTTACCGGCAACCATTTGTATAAGTTGGATAAGTTTGTTTTTAGCGCAAGCAATTGTAGAGAATTTCTTTGAAGCAACAACGCAAGTTAGTATCATCATTGATTTAGTAGGTGGCAGTTACTTCATTTATTTATTAATTAAAAGGAGACATGCGAATTGA